In Clostridia bacterium, one DNA window encodes the following:
- a CDS encoding ROK family protein has product MRYAGIDIGGTKCAVTLGEANAEGVEILKKERFLTDVTQAPESVIERFCAILDTLGRIDGIGVSCGGPLSSKTGRIMAPPNLPLWVDVPVVDILQKRYGVPVRLQNDANACALAEWRYGAGRGCENMIFLTCGTGFGAGLILDGRLYSGSHDMAGEIGHVRLEKDGPVGYGKAGSCEGFCSGGGIKRLAASIAESAAVKPEWYPDRCDAKSVAEAAKAGDETALEVWRVSGEKLGAALAILVDLFDPQRIVIGSIFARSGELLIPHMERVLRREALSHSLEGLGILPAALGEQLGDYAAICVAMGDEK; this is encoded by the coding sequence ATGAGATACGCCGGAATTGATATAGGCGGCACGAAGTGCGCCGTCACGCTCGGGGAAGCGAACGCGGAAGGCGTTGAAATCCTCAAAAAAGAGCGTTTTCTCACAGACGTAACGCAAGCTCCGGAAAGCGTTATCGAACGCTTCTGCGCGATTTTGGACACTCTGGGGCGCATTGACGGAATAGGCGTGTCCTGCGGAGGCCCTCTTTCGTCAAAAACAGGGCGGATAATGGCTCCGCCGAACCTGCCGCTGTGGGTGGACGTGCCTGTCGTCGATATACTGCAAAAGCGTTACGGCGTGCCCGTCCGCCTGCAGAACGACGCGAACGCCTGCGCGCTCGCCGAATGGCGCTACGGAGCGGGCAGGGGCTGCGAGAATATGATATTCCTGACCTGCGGCACCGGCTTCGGCGCGGGGCTGATACTCGACGGGCGGCTCTATTCCGGCTCGCACGATATGGCGGGGGAGATAGGGCACGTCCGGCTCGAGAAGGACGGCCCCGTCGGCTACGGCAAGGCGGGCTCCTGCGAGGGCTTCTGCAGCGGAGGCGGCATAAAGCGGCTCGCCGCGTCGATCGCGGAGAGCGCCGCCGTCAAGCCGGAATGGTACCCCGACCGCTGCGACGCGAAAAGCGTCGCGGAGGCGGCGAAGGCGGGCGACGAAACGGCGCTCGAGGTCTGGCGCGTCAGCGGCGAAAAACTCGGCGCGGCGCTCGCGATCCTCGTCGACCTGTTCGATCCGCAGCGTATCGTCATCGGCTCGATCTTCGCGCGGAGCGGAGAGCTTCTTATTCCGCATATGGAGCGCGTGCTGCGCCGCGAGGCGCTCAGCCATTCGCTCGAGGGTCTGGGAATACTGCCTGCCGCGCTGGGCGAACAGCTCGGCGACTACGCCGCGATATGCGTTGCAATGGGTGATGAAAAATGA
- a CDS encoding C40 family peptidase, which translates to MKKINIIALILALFVAVAALTACGGEKETPNGNTPEYSVDSGSQNGSENNGSEPDNGSEDNGSEDAGSEDNGSEEDKDSGGSGNASGVAAAALKLANELIGTEYKSGGVGPDTFDNSGFVYYIFNQSGYKMPRRIPDMAKEGKEVGRDDLQPGDVLIFSNEIDGDAAFVAICAGNDQFISCNRSDRPTALQKFSNYYEQRFICGRRIG; encoded by the coding sequence ATGAAAAAGATAAATATCATTGCGCTCATCCTTGCATTATTCGTAGCGGTCGCGGCGCTCACGGCGTGCGGCGGCGAGAAAGAAACCCCGAACGGCAACACTCCCGAATATTCCGTCGACTCCGGCTCGCAGAACGGCTCCGAGAACAACGGCTCCGAACCCGATAACGGCTCGGAAGACAACGGTTCCGAAGACGCCGGTTCGGAGGATAACGGTTCCGAAGAGGACAAGGACTCCGGCGGCTCCGGCAACGCTTCCGGCGTTGCGGCTGCGGCGCTCAAGCTTGCCAACGAGCTGATCGGCACGGAGTATAAGTCCGGCGGCGTCGGCCCCGACACCTTCGACAACTCCGGTTTCGTCTATTACATCTTCAATCAGAGCGGCTACAAGATGCCCCGCCGTATCCCCGATATGGCTAAGGAAGGCAAAGAGGTCGGCCGCGACGACCTTCAGCCGGGCGACGTGCTCATCTTCTCAAATGAGATCGACGGCGACGCCGCTTTCGTGGCAATCTGCGCCGGAAACGACCAATTCATCTCCTGCAACAGATCCGACCGCCCGACCGCGCTGCAGAAGTTCAGCAACTATTACGAGCAGAGATTCATCTGCGGCAGAAGGATCGGCTGA
- the acpP gene encoding acyl carrier protein, which produces MVFEKLRDIICDQLDLGPENVTEDSLIIEDLGADSLDIVDIVMTIEEEFNVEVPDEVIEQIRTVGDVVKHIEAKQ; this is translated from the coding sequence GTGGTATTCGAAAAACTCAGAGACATCATTTGCGACCAGCTCGATCTGGGCCCCGAAAACGTGACCGAGGATTCCCTCATCATTGAGGATCTCGGAGCCGACTCCCTCGACATTGTCGACATAGTAATGACGATCGAGGAAGAGTTCAACGTCGAAGTGCCGGACGAAGTCATCGAACAGATCAGGACCGTCGGCGACGTGGTCAAACACATCGAAGCGAAGCAGTAA
- a CDS encoding spore germination protein codes for MAELNTAARFTGNARANADAVKALFAENTDLTERRVFGSDGAEYLLLFLDGAVDKEALQRFVILPLSASTADEAPESRHAAAAVKLPTTPREAAEALCAGCALLIFPGGRAQALELRKPAPDTGKESSPENIVLGPHARFQNSCKSNIALLRDCIRTPDLAFAEFELKSGTLTKVAVCYLSGTADERVVEAVKKRVFSCSAADVKSVSEFIELFKEDRLSPFPQYVTSERPDRVTEALLRGCVAVIPDGSPWAILAPVSFTEFLKSPEDSHSPWIYTSLIRLLRLVSVAITIITPALYVAVMSFHPRMLPVKLMLSAASGRAAVPLPAIAEVVIMEIFIELLREASTSMPSNVGSTISIVGGIVIGEAAISAGLASPLLVVIIAISAVTSFTIPVYSMVISLRTVRFFSLLLASIFGFYGLVMSLVFMAIHMASLKSMGRDYLFPVAPMRLKRWKRDLVRFPLRWVRGDGR; via the coding sequence ATGGCGGAGCTGAACACGGCGGCGCGTTTCACGGGCAACGCGCGCGCCAACGCCGACGCGGTAAAGGCGCTTTTTGCCGAAAACACCGATCTGACCGAACGCCGCGTTTTCGGCTCGGACGGCGCGGAATACCTGCTGCTGTTTCTCGACGGCGCGGTCGACAAGGAGGCGCTGCAGCGCTTCGTCATACTGCCGCTTTCCGCGTCAACGGCGGACGAGGCACCGGAGTCGCGGCACGCCGCCGCGGCTGTGAAGCTGCCCACTACTCCGCGGGAGGCGGCGGAGGCGCTCTGCGCCGGCTGCGCGCTGTTGATTTTCCCCGGCGGCAGAGCGCAGGCGCTGGAGCTTCGCAAGCCCGCTCCGGACACCGGCAAGGAATCGTCGCCGGAGAACATAGTACTCGGCCCTCACGCGCGGTTTCAAAACTCCTGCAAAAGCAATATCGCGCTTCTGCGCGATTGCATCCGCACGCCCGACCTCGCGTTCGCGGAATTCGAGCTGAAATCCGGCACGCTGACAAAGGTCGCGGTCTGTTACCTTTCCGGCACGGCGGATGAACGCGTTGTCGAGGCGGTCAAGAAGCGCGTCTTCTCCTGCTCCGCCGCGGACGTCAAAAGCGTCAGCGAATTCATAGAGCTTTTTAAGGAAGACCGCCTCAGCCCCTTCCCGCAGTACGTCACGTCCGAGCGCCCCGATCGCGTGACCGAGGCGCTGCTGCGCGGCTGCGTCGCGGTCATCCCCGACGGTTCGCCGTGGGCGATACTCGCGCCGGTCAGCTTCACCGAGTTCCTGAAAAGTCCTGAAGACAGCCACTCGCCGTGGATATACACGAGCTTGATACGCCTGCTTCGGCTCGTCAGCGTCGCGATTACGATAATCACTCCCGCGCTCTACGTCGCGGTGATGTCATTTCACCCGCGCATGCTGCCGGTCAAGCTGATGCTTTCGGCCGCGAGCGGACGCGCGGCGGTGCCGCTGCCCGCGATAGCGGAGGTAGTGATAATGGAGATATTCATCGAGCTGCTCCGCGAAGCATCGACCTCGATGCCATCCAACGTCGGCTCTACGATAAGCATCGTCGGCGGCATAGTCATCGGCGAAGCCGCGATTTCCGCGGGGCTCGCAAGCCCCCTGCTCGTCGTGATAATCGCTATATCGGCGGTGACTTCGTTCACGATACCCGTTTACTCTATGGTCATCTCACTGCGGACAGTGCGTTTCTTCTCGCTGCTGCTCGCGAGCATATTCGGATTCTACGGGTTGGTAATGTCGCTTGTCTTCATGGCGATACACATGGCGTCACTGAAAAGCATGGGTCGGGATTATCTCTTCCCCGTCGCGCCGATGCGGCTGAAGCGCTGGAAACGCGATCTTGTGCGCTTTCCGCTGCGGTGGGTACGGGGTGACGGCAGATGA
- a CDS encoding alpha/beta-type small acid-soluble spore protein, translating to MSRNGTLVPQAKDALNRFKMEAANEVGVNLKQGYNGDLTSRQAGSVGGQMVKKMIQAYENGMK from the coding sequence GTGAGCAGAAACGGAACGCTGGTTCCCCAGGCCAAGGACGCTCTTAACCGCTTCAAGATGGAAGCCGCGAACGAAGTTGGCGTCAATCTCAAGCAGGGCTATAACGGCGACCTGACCTCCCGCCAGGCGGGCAGCGTCGGCGGCCAGATGGTCAAGAAGATGATCCAGGCCTACGAAAACGGTATGAAATAA
- a CDS encoding pyruvate formate-lyase: MFTPKDHAEYIISFINTFLEHENGPKGARELACLRVFAKAFFLPFDDEDIFAGRYRELAVGFTPQEHEYQGYYMYPEKVEAVAAEVDEATAKRLREAADRFRGRTTTAKTIAAYPEKITSLLPPTADYEDAASLLYRIGGTFPDYEKLVTLGIPGLKAEISARAAKGGDADFFGSMLGALDLLAEIALSCAEAARKAGKAEIAASCEGIAAHAPENMHEALQLITLFAHISGNLDYGRLDDILAPFADGLDDEEIIRLLIGFYKLVVFRGWIWDGRVIVGGRARKREKTADRVALLAIEASRRYREVLPQLTLRFYDRQDPALMEKAFDNFADGYIYPMLYSDDVNIPAVEKSFGVGRETAERYMPFGCGEYVLEHCSLGTPSGTINLLKVLEATLFGGRDIRRGKQILPKREFSDFETLFAAYSANVDVLMEALALQEKIEYDVTGEEASLLYLSMLYDDCVERGKPLLSGGVRWLGGTIESYGNINTADSLTAIKSVVYDRKLATLDELKAALAANFEGYEDLRRALLDCPKYGNDDDEADAMAVRVHEQVCASANAQTGKVGLHTYKVVLINNSMNTTMGVLTGASADGRGACEPMANGNNPTGGRDVSGVTAMLNSLVKLDPSIHAGAVQNMKFTTEMFNKYREKTKALLAAYFRRGQQAMLNVLNKGDLEDALVHPEKYPDLIVRVGGFAARFVELDPDVQREIVSRTLYGNDN, translated from the coding sequence ATGTTTACTCCAAAAGACCACGCCGAGTATATAATCTCGTTTATTAATACGTTTCTCGAGCATGAGAACGGCCCGAAGGGCGCGCGCGAGCTCGCCTGCCTGCGCGTTTTCGCGAAAGCGTTTTTCCTGCCGTTTGACGACGAGGATATTTTCGCCGGAAGATACCGCGAGCTCGCCGTCGGCTTCACGCCGCAGGAGCACGAGTATCAGGGCTATTATATGTACCCCGAAAAGGTCGAGGCCGTCGCCGCCGAGGTCGACGAAGCGACCGCGAAGCGCCTCCGCGAAGCCGCCGACCGCTTCCGCGGCAGGACCACGACCGCGAAAACGATAGCCGCCTATCCGGAAAAGATAACCTCGCTGCTGCCTCCGACGGCGGACTACGAGGACGCCGCTTCCCTGCTCTACCGCATCGGCGGCACGTTTCCCGACTACGAAAAACTCGTCACGCTCGGCATTCCCGGGCTGAAGGCGGAGATCTCCGCCCGCGCCGCGAAGGGCGGCGACGCCGACTTCTTCGGCTCCATGCTCGGCGCGCTCGACCTGCTCGCAGAAATCGCCTTAAGCTGCGCCGAAGCCGCGCGCAAGGCGGGCAAAGCGGAGATAGCGGCTTCGTGCGAAGGCATCGCAGCGCACGCGCCCGAGAATATGCACGAGGCGCTGCAGCTCATCACGCTTTTCGCACATATTTCCGGCAACCTTGACTACGGACGGCTGGACGATATCCTCGCCCCCTTCGCCGACGGGCTCGACGACGAGGAGATAATCCGCCTGCTCATCGGTTTCTACAAGCTCGTGGTTTTCCGCGGCTGGATATGGGACGGCCGCGTCATCGTAGGCGGACGCGCGCGCAAGCGCGAAAAGACCGCCGACCGCGTCGCGCTGCTCGCGATCGAGGCGAGCCGCCGTTACCGCGAGGTGCTGCCGCAGCTGACGCTCCGCTTCTACGACAGGCAGGACCCCGCGCTTATGGAAAAGGCGTTCGACAACTTCGCGGACGGCTACATCTACCCCATGCTCTATTCCGACGACGTCAACATCCCCGCCGTCGAAAAGTCCTTCGGCGTCGGCCGCGAGACAGCCGAGCGTTACATGCCGTTCGGCTGCGGCGAATACGTGCTCGAGCACTGCTCGCTCGGCACCCCCAGCGGCACGATAAACCTGCTGAAGGTACTTGAAGCGACGCTCTTCGGCGGGCGCGATATCAGGCGCGGCAAGCAGATACTCCCGAAACGCGAATTCAGCGATTTCGAAACGCTTTTCGCCGCCTATTCCGCGAATGTTGACGTGCTGATGGAAGCGCTCGCGCTCCAGGAAAAGATCGAATACGACGTCACGGGCGAGGAAGCGAGCTTGCTCTATCTCTCCATGCTTTACGACGACTGCGTCGAGCGCGGGAAGCCGCTGCTTTCCGGCGGCGTCCGCTGGCTCGGCGGCACGATCGAGTCATACGGCAATATCAATACCGCCGACAGCTTGACGGCGATAAAGTCCGTTGTCTACGACCGCAAGCTCGCCACGCTCGACGAGCTGAAAGCGGCGCTCGCCGCGAATTTCGAGGGATACGAAGACCTGCGCCGCGCGCTGCTCGACTGCCCGAAGTACGGCAACGACGACGATGAGGCGGACGCGATGGCGGTCCGCGTTCACGAGCAGGTATGCGCAAGCGCGAACGCGCAGACCGGGAAGGTCGGACTCCATACCTACAAGGTCGTTCTCATTAACAACTCCATGAACACGACCATGGGCGTGCTCACCGGCGCATCCGCGGACGGACGCGGCGCCTGCGAGCCGATGGCGAACGGCAACAACCCGACGGGCGGCCGCGACGTAAGCGGCGTCACCGCGATGCTGAACTCCCTCGTGAAGCTCGACCCGTCGATCCACGCCGGCGCGGTGCAGAATATGAAGTTCACCACCGAGATGTTCAACAAGTACCGCGAAAAGACGAAGGCGCTGCTCGCCGCATACTTCCGCAGAGGACAGCAGGCGATGCTGAACGTGCTCAACAAGGGCGACCTTGAAGACGCGCTCGTGCATCCGGAAAAATACCCCGATCTGATAGTCCGCGTCGGCGGCTTCGCGGCGCGGTTCGTAGAGCTCGACCCAGACGTTCAGCGCGAGATAGTTTCGAGGACGCTTTATGGGAACGATAATTGA
- a CDS encoding GerAB/ArcD/ProY family transporter → MRSLTKNDGLSVFQLCALTAMGMGMGIPNLNVTFMSPYRQGFITNCAFAVALTLIALIPVLLLIRAFPGRTLYEYSPELLGKYGGAALNGAVVLLAVWTAAGEIRPTMNVLRSYLLPHTPVAVTTALMIAAACYALRGGVSSVARCGEFFFVTAAFCLAVVIAMAVPYLDFTYFSRHLRFAGVGRAAEAAFSVFSGFFPTWMLLFFAPFARRGRLFAPLTVTVAATGAVFLLMAAVVTSVFGGTLPTEMFSPLLELSKLIGTDSGLMPERSNIIFMVLYRLLPRFFSCVAALYIAALGLVGFFPRLKPSATGVIVSLCAYGLLLVPLNNAEMIAAGHFCELVQVGFLPVILLLLIINAFRRRRTGLCAYTG, encoded by the coding sequence ATGAGGAGCTTGACGAAGAACGACGGGCTGTCCGTCTTCCAGCTCTGCGCGCTGACCGCGATGGGCATGGGAATGGGCATACCAAATCTCAACGTTACGTTTATGTCTCCGTATCGACAGGGATTCATAACGAACTGCGCCTTCGCAGTCGCGCTGACGCTTATCGCGCTTATCCCCGTGCTGCTGCTCATTCGCGCCTTCCCCGGACGGACGCTGTATGAGTACTCGCCCGAGCTGCTCGGAAAATACGGCGGTGCGGCGCTGAACGGCGCGGTAGTGCTCCTCGCGGTGTGGACTGCGGCGGGTGAGATACGCCCGACGATGAACGTCCTGCGCTCGTACCTGCTGCCGCACACGCCGGTTGCGGTGACGACGGCGCTGATGATCGCCGCCGCCTGCTACGCGCTGCGCGGCGGAGTCAGCTCCGTAGCTCGATGCGGCGAGTTCTTCTTCGTAACGGCGGCGTTCTGCCTCGCGGTAGTTATCGCTATGGCAGTGCCGTATCTCGATTTCACCTATTTCTCGCGGCACCTGCGGTTTGCGGGAGTCGGGCGAGCCGCGGAAGCGGCGTTCTCCGTTTTCTCCGGCTTTTTTCCGACCTGGATGCTGCTGTTTTTCGCGCCTTTCGCGCGGCGCGGGCGGCTGTTTGCTCCACTCACGGTCACGGTCGCGGCGACGGGTGCGGTGTTTCTTCTGATGGCGGCGGTTGTGACATCCGTTTTCGGCGGAACGCTTCCGACGGAGATGTTTTCGCCGTTGCTGGAGCTGTCAAAGCTTATCGGCACTGATTCCGGGCTTATGCCCGAGCGCTCGAATATTATCTTTATGGTGCTCTACCGGCTGCTGCCGCGCTTCTTCAGCTGCGTCGCGGCGCTTTATATCGCGGCGCTCGGGCTCGTCGGCTTCTTCCCTCGGCTGAAACCGTCGGCAACGGGAGTTATCGTTTCGCTATGCGCTTACGGCCTGCTGCTCGTGCCGCTCAACAACGCCGAAATGATCGCCGCGGGGCATTTTTGCGAGCTGGTGCAGGTCGGGTTTCTGCCCGTAATACTGCTGCTTCTGATAATCAACGCTTTCCGCAGAAGGAGGACCGGATTATGCGCATACACGGGCTGA
- a CDS encoding LemA family protein, with amino-acid sequence MVAGIIIICVVALLFIAAFATIRMFNKLTIKKIVSEGKYVDLDEAFIRRYEALPELLELTGGGEAVAAEREAAISSTTAEERVEHDKLMAAALSELLAEKADALSSGRGAELRETLSVLESEIADKYAKYNEATEDYENLRKKPIMKPVVRFFSFEEKPLF; translated from the coding sequence ATGGTAGCGGGAATAATAATCATTTGCGTAGTCGCGTTGCTTTTCATCGCGGCGTTCGCGACGATACGTATGTTCAACAAGCTTACGATAAAGAAAATAGTGTCGGAGGGCAAGTACGTCGACCTCGACGAAGCGTTCATCAGGCGCTACGAAGCGCTGCCCGAGCTGCTTGAACTGACCGGCGGGGGCGAAGCCGTCGCCGCCGAACGCGAAGCGGCGATAAGCTCGACCACCGCGGAGGAGCGCGTGGAGCACGACAAGCTCATGGCCGCCGCGCTTTCGGAGCTGCTGGCGGAGAAGGCGGACGCGCTTTCTTCCGGCAGGGGAGCCGAGCTGCGCGAAACGCTTTCCGTGCTGGAAAGCGAGATCGCGGATAAGTACGCGAAGTACAACGAGGCGACGGAGGATTACGAAAACCTGCGCAAAAAGCCGATAATGAAGCCGGTCGTCAGGTTCTTCTCCTTCGAGGAGAAGCCGCTCTTTTAA
- a CDS encoding glycyl-radical enzyme activating protein: protein MGTIIDIERFSLNDGPGIRTTVFFKGCPLNCIWCHNPESKSPRPQLSYNAGACVGCGRCADACPRGVHSFADGHAVDFSDCAGCGKCVSVCPAKALKIYGYEASAEEIMRVVLRDKAYYETSGGGLTVSGGEPTFQFAFLKELLTLAKREGVHTAVETCGFAPTERFAELLPLCDLFLYDHKAPTELHEKLTGAPDGLIVKNLGFLLDSGAKVILRCPVVPGVNGTDEEREAFAARFPKLLAVEYLPYHDLGRTKAKRIGVEYPTF from the coding sequence ATGGGAACGATAATTGATATCGAGCGTTTCTCGCTCAACGACGGCCCCGGCATACGCACTACGGTCTTTTTCAAGGGCTGCCCGCTGAACTGTATCTGGTGCCACAACCCCGAATCGAAGAGCCCGCGCCCGCAGCTCTCCTATAACGCCGGCGCCTGCGTCGGCTGCGGCAGGTGCGCGGATGCCTGTCCGCGCGGCGTCCACTCCTTCGCGGACGGGCACGCGGTCGATTTCTCCGACTGCGCCGGATGCGGAAAGTGCGTATCCGTCTGTCCCGCGAAGGCGCTGAAGATATACGGATACGAAGCGTCCGCGGAGGAGATAATGCGCGTCGTTCTGCGCGATAAAGCGTATTACGAGACCTCCGGCGGCGGACTGACCGTTTCCGGCGGCGAGCCGACGTTTCAGTTCGCGTTTCTGAAGGAGCTGCTGACGCTCGCGAAGCGCGAGGGCGTTCACACGGCGGTCGAGACCTGCGGCTTCGCGCCGACGGAGCGCTTCGCGGAGCTGCTTCCGCTTTGCGATCTCTTCCTTTACGACCACAAAGCGCCGACGGAGCTGCACGAAAAGCTCACCGGCGCGCCGGACGGCCTCATCGTCAAAAACCTCGGTTTTCTGCTCGACAGCGGCGCGAAGGTAATACTGCGCTGCCCCGTCGTTCCCGGCGTCAACGGCACGGACGAGGAGCGCGAAGCGTTCGCCGCACGCTTCCCGAAACTGCTCGCGGTCGAATATCTACCCTACCACGACCTCGGCAGGACGAAGGCGAAGCGCATCGGCGTTGAGTATCCGACGTTTTGA
- a CDS encoding SIS domain-containing protein produces MKYISELITRYPALAGIEGTLNAAAEALIGVFEHGGKLLLCGNGGSAADCDHIAGELCKGFLSRRPLAAEEREIMKRGCPDIPEELLDSLQQGLPAVSLPAAAPLMTAVANDCAADNVFAQQVMALGNIGDMLMCISTSGNAANVCAAAQVARARGLFVLALTGGDGGKLAKLADIAVIAPEKETYKVQELHLPVYHALCAEAEARFFA; encoded by the coding sequence ATGAAGTATATCTCTGAACTGATAACAAGATACCCCGCCCTCGCCGGAATCGAGGGCACGCTCAATGCCGCAGCCGAAGCGCTCATCGGCGTGTTTGAACACGGCGGAAAGCTGCTTTTATGCGGCAACGGCGGCAGCGCCGCCGACTGCGATCATATCGCGGGCGAGCTATGCAAGGGCTTCCTTTCCCGCCGTCCGCTCGCCGCGGAGGAGCGCGAGATAATGAAGCGCGGCTGTCCGGATATTCCGGAAGAGCTGCTCGATTCGCTCCAGCAGGGGCTTCCGGCGGTATCGCTTCCGGCCGCCGCGCCGCTTATGACCGCCGTCGCCAACGACTGCGCCGCGGATAACGTCTTCGCGCAGCAGGTGATGGCGCTCGGCAATATCGGGGATATGCTGATGTGCATTTCCACGAGCGGCAACGCCGCGAACGTCTGCGCCGCCGCGCAGGTCGCGCGCGCCCGCGGACTTTTCGTCCTCGCGCTGACCGGCGGCGACGGAGGAAAGCTCGCGAAGCTCGCGGATATCGCCGTTATCGCGCCGGAAAAGGAAACCTACAAGGTGCAGGAACTCCACCTGCCAGTCTACCACGCGCTCTGCGCGGAGGCCGAGGCGCGCTTCTTCGCGTAA
- a CDS encoding AMP-binding protein produces the protein MLEKFINRIEYDSYEDFKANYAVNCPPDFNFATHVIDEWARTEPDRRALVWCNDDGESREFTFGEISELSKKAASYLVSLGIRKGDMVVTILRRRPEMWITAVALHRIGAVLIPANYQLAAKDLVYRFNSAHAKMVIAADDDWVIQQVEASAPQCPSVENLLLVGNKREGWIDYREGIANAKPDYTVNPDIKLTDPMLLYFTSGTSGMPKMVVHNYRYPLGHIVTAKYWQQVVDGGLHLTNADSGWAKFAWGLIYGQWISGTALLGYDQGNKFSAAKFLDVIRTFKPTTVCVPGTIYRFLIVEGLKKEDFASVVHCCTAGEPLAPEIITEFKEETGLEIHEGFGQSESSVLIANFQWFKPKYGSTGKPSPVYDLAICAEDGSECGVGDVGELVVRNAKKDSPFGLLCGYYDGEKIIDHCDENGRYHTGDLAWKDEDGHIWFVGRNDDMIKCSGYRIGPFEIESVLLSHPAVKECAITGAPDPLRGQVVKASIVLHKGYEGTDELTKELQTYVKKMTAPYKYPRIVCYMDALPKTVTGKINRKAIRNE, from the coding sequence ATGCTGGAAAAATTCATCAACAGAATCGAATACGACTCCTACGAGGATTTCAAGGCGAACTACGCCGTGAACTGCCCTCCGGACTTCAATTTCGCGACCCACGTCATCGACGAATGGGCGCGCACGGAGCCGGACAGGCGCGCGCTCGTCTGGTGCAACGACGATGGCGAAAGCCGCGAATTCACCTTCGGCGAGATCTCGGAGCTTTCTAAAAAGGCCGCCTCCTACCTCGTTTCACTCGGTATTCGCAAGGGTGATATGGTCGTCACGATCCTTCGGCGCAGACCGGAGATGTGGATCACCGCCGTCGCGCTCCACCGCATCGGAGCCGTGCTGATTCCCGCGAACTACCAGCTCGCCGCGAAGGACCTCGTCTACCGTTTCAACTCCGCGCACGCGAAAATGGTCATCGCCGCCGATGACGACTGGGTAATACAGCAAGTCGAGGCCTCCGCGCCGCAGTGTCCCTCCGTCGAGAATCTGCTCCTCGTCGGAAACAAACGCGAGGGCTGGATCGACTACCGCGAAGGCATCGCGAACGCGAAGCCCGACTATACCGTCAACCCCGACATTAAGCTGACCGACCCGATGCTTCTCTACTTCACGAGCGGCACCTCCGGAATGCCGAAGATGGTCGTGCACAACTACCGCTACCCTCTCGGGCACATCGTGACCGCGAAGTACTGGCAGCAGGTCGTCGACGGCGGTCTGCACCTGACGAACGCCGACTCCGGCTGGGCAAAGTTCGCGTGGGGTCTGATCTACGGCCAGTGGATCTCCGGCACCGCGCTGCTCGGCTACGATCAGGGCAACAAGTTCTCCGCCGCGAAGTTCCTCGACGTCATCCGCACCTTCAAGCCGACCACCGTATGCGTGCCCGGCACGATATACCGCTTCCTCATAGTCGAAGGCCTGAAAAAAGAAGACTTCGCCTCCGTCGTGCATTGCTGCACCGCGGGCGAACCGCTCGCGCCGGAGATAATCACCGAATTCAAGGAAGAGACAGGGCTCGAAATACACGAGGGCTTCGGCCAGTCCGAAAGCAGCGTGCTGATCGCGAATTTCCAATGGTTCAAGCCGAAATACGGCTCGACCGGCAAGCCCTCCCCCGTCTACGATCTCGCCATCTGCGCCGAGGACGGCTCTGAATGCGGCGTCGGCGACGTCGGCGAGCTCGTCGTACGCAACGCGAAGAAGGACAGCCCCTTCGGCCTGCTCTGCGGCTACTACGACGGCGAAAAGATAATCGACCACTGCGACGAAAACGGCCGCTACCACACCGGCGACCTCGCGTGGAAGGACGAGGACGGCCATATCTGGTTCGTCGGGCGCAACGACGATATGATCAAGTGCTCCGGCTACCGCATAGGCCCCTTCGAGATCGAGAGCGTTCTGCTTTCGCACCCCGCAGTCAAGGAATGCGCCATCACCGGCGCTCCCGACCCGCTGCGCGGGCAGGTCGTCAAGGCGTCAATCGTGCTCCACAAGGGATACGAAGGCACTGACGAGCTGACGAAGGAGCTTCAGACCTACGTCAAGAAGATGACCGCGCCGTATAAGTATCCGCGCATCGTCTGCTATATGGACGCGCTCCCGAAAACCGTCACCGGCAAAATAAACCGCAAGGCGATCAGAAACGAATAA